From the genome of Perca flavescens isolate YP-PL-M2 chromosome 12, PFLA_1.0, whole genome shotgun sequence, one region includes:
- the parla gene encoding presenilin-associated rhomboid-like protein A, mitochondrial isoform X2 translates to MAWRGCVMKWAKTEFLRSNNTTSRSSRLNPHNQQRCSFRREAKRPDTKKGNVTQETKASPSEAGKPGPPPPPKVPRPTLLKPLMFTVGFTGCSFGVAAILQYETLKSRVTTAKAEEESEKLLQGSQDMVYWHDWWNKLSGFQRQLLLLVSMVDDFWSSLTEGQKTVTGIIAVNAVVLCCWRIPSMQRSMIKYFTSNPASKTRCLPMVLSCFSHYSIIHMVANMYVLWTFSSGIVSLLGKEQFLALYLSAGVISTMVSYMCKTATGRLHPSLGASGAVMAVLAAVCAKVPEAKLGIIFLPMITFTAGSIQQGSYWDGGCLTTQLTLEEPSLEYGMWRMVTN, encoded by the exons ATGGCGTGGAGAGGATGTGTAATGAAATGGGCTAAAACCGAGTTCCTCAGGTCCAACAACACTACTTCACGAAGCTCCAG ACTGAACCCCCACAACCAACAGAGGTGCAGTTTCCGTCGAGAAGCCAAAAGGCCGGATACAAAGAAAGGAAATGTCACCCAAGAAACAAAAGCTTCACCTTCTGAGGCTGGCAAACCAGGTCCCCCACCTCCTCCCAAAGTCCCTCGACCGACACTTTTAAAACCCCTGATGTTCACAGTAGGA TTTACAGGCTGCTCCTTTGGTGTGGCTGCCATTCTTCAATATGAGACCCTGAAGTCAAGAGTTACGACTGCAAAAGCTGAAGAGGAGTCAGAAAAACTCTTACAG GGGTCTCAGGACATGGTGTACTGGCATGACTGGTGGAACAAACTGTCAGGCTTCCAGCGACAGCTCCTTCTCCTTGTGTCCATGGTAGATGACTTCTGGAGCAGTCTCACAGAGGGACAGAAGACCGTAACCG GCATCATTGCGGTAAATGCTGTAGTTCTGTGTTGCTGGCGCATCCCTTCAATGCAAAGAAGCATGATTAAGTACTTCACGTCCAACCCAGCCTCCA AAACACGGTGTCTTCCCATGGTCCTGTCCTGCTTCAGCCACTACTCCATTATCCACATGGTGGCCAACATGTATGTCCTGTGGACATTCTCATCGGGAATTGTCTCTCTCTTAGGGAAGGAGCAGTTTCTTGCACTCTACCTGTCTGCCG GTGTGATTTCCACTATGGTCAGCTACATGTGTAAAACTGCCACTGGACGTCTCCATCCATCATTAGGAGCA TCAGGTGCTGTCATGGCCGTACTGGCCGCAGTCTGTGCAAAGGTGCCAGAGGCCAAACTAGGAATAATCTTCCTCCCCATGATCACTTTCACAGCAGGAAGT ATACAGCAGGGCTCATACTGGGATGGCGGCTGTTTGACCACGCAGCTCACCTTGGAGGAGCCCTCTTTGGAGT ATGGTATGTGGCGTATGGTCACAAACTGA
- the parla gene encoding presenilin-associated rhomboid-like protein A, mitochondrial isoform X1, giving the protein MAWRGCVMKWAKTEFLRSNNTTSRSSRLNPHNQQRCSFRREAKRPDTKKGNVTQETKASPSEAGKPGPPPPPKVPRPTLLKPLMFTVGFTGCSFGVAAILQYETLKSRVTTAKAEEESEKLLQGSQDMVYWHDWWNKLSGFQRQLLLLVSMVDDFWSSLTEGQKTVTGIIAVNAVVLCCWRIPSMQRSMIKYFTSNPASKTRCLPMVLSCFSHYSIIHMVANMYVLWTFSSGIVSLLGKEQFLALYLSAGVISTMVSYMCKTATGRLHPSLGASGAVMAVLAAVCAKVPEAKLGIIFLPMITFTAGSALKVLVAIDTAGLILGWRLFDHAAHLGGALFGVWYVAYGHKLIWRKREPLVKLWHDMRSPGAGGSRPGGGPGVGGGGGPGPQ; this is encoded by the exons ATGGCGTGGAGAGGATGTGTAATGAAATGGGCTAAAACCGAGTTCCTCAGGTCCAACAACACTACTTCACGAAGCTCCAG ACTGAACCCCCACAACCAACAGAGGTGCAGTTTCCGTCGAGAAGCCAAAAGGCCGGATACAAAGAAAGGAAATGTCACCCAAGAAACAAAAGCTTCACCTTCTGAGGCTGGCAAACCAGGTCCCCCACCTCCTCCCAAAGTCCCTCGACCGACACTTTTAAAACCCCTGATGTTCACAGTAGGA TTTACAGGCTGCTCCTTTGGTGTGGCTGCCATTCTTCAATATGAGACCCTGAAGTCAAGAGTTACGACTGCAAAAGCTGAAGAGGAGTCAGAAAAACTCTTACAG GGGTCTCAGGACATGGTGTACTGGCATGACTGGTGGAACAAACTGTCAGGCTTCCAGCGACAGCTCCTTCTCCTTGTGTCCATGGTAGATGACTTCTGGAGCAGTCTCACAGAGGGACAGAAGACCGTAACCG GCATCATTGCGGTAAATGCTGTAGTTCTGTGTTGCTGGCGCATCCCTTCAATGCAAAGAAGCATGATTAAGTACTTCACGTCCAACCCAGCCTCCA AAACACGGTGTCTTCCCATGGTCCTGTCCTGCTTCAGCCACTACTCCATTATCCACATGGTGGCCAACATGTATGTCCTGTGGACATTCTCATCGGGAATTGTCTCTCTCTTAGGGAAGGAGCAGTTTCTTGCACTCTACCTGTCTGCCG GTGTGATTTCCACTATGGTCAGCTACATGTGTAAAACTGCCACTGGACGTCTCCATCCATCATTAGGAGCA TCAGGTGCTGTCATGGCCGTACTGGCCGCAGTCTGTGCAAAGGTGCCAGAGGCCAAACTAGGAATAATCTTCCTCCCCATGATCACTTTCACAGCAGGAAGT GCGCTGAAAGTGCTTGTCGCCATAGATACAGCAGGGCTCATACTGGGATGGCGGCTGTTTGACCACGCAGCTCACCTTGGAGGAGCCCTCTTTGGAGT ATGGTATGTGGCGTATGGTCACAAACTGATTTGGAGGAAGAGGGAGCCTCTTGTGAAGCTGTGGCATGACATGCGTTCTCCAGGTGCTGGTGGATCCAGGCCAGGAGGTGGGCCTGGGGTCGGTGGTGGTGGAGGACCTGGACCACAATGA